One Streptosporangium sp. NBC_01495 DNA window includes the following coding sequences:
- a CDS encoding multicopper oxidase family protein — MYEFAANADSILVALLLIVWGVAGLLAGGLSTRRRTRALLVLIGVGTGVAAARGIDTGLLWSTGWVFAADRVLVALPLLAVPMVATFALAVPALRRIAGRPHTTDIAGRPQTMEGAAGAPVPFPVSVRVPFPVSVRVPVRTTAAAALLGAYMEYLSRPLPPYGADMAIYAGVLLVAAGASRARSPRPGGARRVLAVTALVATAVTGAGLYEMRTSRLPDRMSMMGHGDVDYGGGPGGSHHGRRAPGTPAAGVADNVDVADLTGPRTGTPDRAFTLTAQETRIRLGSGAVIDAWTYNGQAPGPSLTVRKGDLVEVTLVNRLPREGVTIHWHGLDVPNAEDGVAGVTQDAVQPGGSHVYRFRADQVGTFWYHTHQRPLVGVRRGLFGSLVVLPPGGATGEDITVMAHNWERPDGPVAAFGTSDTLGRRPVKPGTPVRLRVVNTDRNAWSDVESRNLVLVGTRFRVAAIDGVDLDGPSELDGVRLSVAEGGRYDLTFVMPDRPVLLADLANPRAGLLLTPGSDGRMTAPPVPRDAPLFDPATYGTPAPVPFTRFDRDFTVVIDDGIGFYDGAVHFLPTINGHSFPDTPVQVVRRGDVVRMTFVNRSHQVHPMHLHGHHALVLSRNGRPAGGSPWWIDTLAVQPGETYEIGFLADNPGVWMDHCHDLGHAADGMVTHLTYEGVSTPYEIGRKTPNRPE, encoded by the coding sequence ATGTACGAGTTCGCGGCGAACGCCGACAGCATCCTGGTGGCCCTGCTCCTCATCGTCTGGGGCGTCGCCGGGCTCCTCGCGGGTGGCCTCTCCACGCGTCGCCGGACACGGGCCCTGCTCGTGCTGATCGGCGTGGGAACAGGCGTCGCGGCGGCTCGGGGGATCGACACCGGCCTGCTGTGGTCGACCGGCTGGGTCTTCGCCGCGGACCGGGTACTGGTGGCGCTCCCCCTGCTCGCCGTCCCGATGGTGGCGACGTTCGCGCTGGCCGTCCCGGCACTGCGGCGGATCGCCGGACGGCCCCACACGACGGACATCGCCGGGCGGCCCCAAACGATGGAAGGAGCGGCGGGGGCGCCGGTGCCCTTCCCGGTGTCCGTCCGAGTGCCCTTCCCGGTGTCCGTCCGGGTACCGGTGCGGACGACCGCGGCTGCCGCCCTGCTCGGCGCCTACATGGAGTACCTCTCCCGCCCGCTCCCTCCGTACGGCGCGGACATGGCGATCTACGCGGGCGTCCTCCTCGTGGCGGCGGGGGCGTCCCGGGCGCGAAGCCCGCGCCCCGGTGGGGCCAGGCGGGTCCTGGCCGTCACCGCCCTGGTGGCGACGGCCGTCACCGGCGCGGGCCTCTACGAGATGCGGACGAGCCGCCTGCCCGACCGGATGTCCATGATGGGCCACGGCGATGTGGACTACGGAGGAGGTCCCGGCGGTTCCCACCACGGAAGGCGGGCACCGGGCACCCCCGCCGCCGGCGTCGCCGATAACGTCGACGTCGCCGACCTCACCGGTCCGCGCACGGGCACCCCCGACCGCGCGTTCACCCTGACGGCCCAGGAAACAAGAATCCGGCTCGGCTCCGGCGCCGTGATCGACGCCTGGACCTACAACGGCCAGGCGCCAGGGCCCTCGCTGACGGTGCGCAAGGGCGACCTCGTCGAGGTGACGCTCGTCAACAGGCTTCCCCGCGAGGGGGTCACCATCCACTGGCACGGCCTGGACGTACCCAACGCCGAGGACGGCGTCGCGGGCGTGACCCAGGACGCCGTCCAGCCGGGCGGGAGCCACGTCTACCGGTTCCGCGCCGACCAGGTGGGCACGTTCTGGTACCACACCCACCAGCGCCCGCTCGTCGGCGTGCGGCGCGGGCTGTTCGGCTCGCTCGTGGTACTCCCCCCGGGGGGCGCGACGGGTGAGGACATCACCGTGATGGCCCACAACTGGGAGCGTCCCGACGGGCCGGTCGCGGCGTTCGGCACGTCGGACACGCTCGGGCGCCGGCCGGTGAAACCCGGCACCCCGGTACGGCTACGCGTGGTCAACACCGACAGGAACGCCTGGTCGGATGTCGAGTCCAGGAACCTCGTACTGGTGGGCACGCGCTTCCGGGTCGCCGCCATCGACGGCGTCGACCTCGACGGCCCCTCCGAGCTCGACGGGGTGCGGCTCTCGGTGGCCGAGGGCGGCCGGTATGACCTGACCTTCGTCATGCCGGACCGGCCGGTTCTGCTGGCCGACCTCGCCAACCCCCGGGCCGGCCTGCTCCTGACCCCCGGCTCGGACGGCCGGATGACCGCACCCCCGGTTCCGCGGGACGCGCCGCTCTTCGACCCCGCGACGTACGGCACGCCGGCGCCGGTCCCCTTCACCCGCTTCGACCGCGACTTCACGGTGGTCATCGACGATGGGATCGGCTTCTACGACGGCGCCGTCCATTTCCTGCCCACCATCAACGGGCACAGCTTTCCCGACACTCCCGTCCAGGTGGTCCGGCGGGGTGACGTCGTCCGTATGACGTTCGTGAACCGCAGCCACCAGGTCCACCCGATGCACCTGCACGGACACCACGCTCTCGTGCTTTCCCGGAACGGCCGCCCGGCCGGCGGGAGCCCGTGGTGGATCGACACCCTGGCCGTCCAGCCTGGCGAAACCTACGAGATCGGATTCCTCGCGGACAATCCGGGTGTCTGGATGGACCACTGCCACGACCTCGGCCACGCGGCCGACGGCATGGTGACGCACCTGACCTACGAGGGGGTCTCCACCCCCTATGAGATCGGCCGCAAAACCCCCAACCGGCCGGAGTGA
- a CDS encoding ABC transporter ATP-binding protein — translation MTVIEIDGLSKSYGGGKAVDGVSLRVEQGEIFGIAGPNGAGKTTIVECASGSRRRDGGTLRVLGLDPWDDRRELLQRIGVQLQEAALPDAIKVGEALRMYASFYDRPADWRRLMDEWGLADKRSAGFASLSGGWKQRLFIALALVGNPEVVFLDELTTGLDPAARRMTWGLIRDMRERGVTVVLVTHFMDEAEALCDRIAIIDRGRVVAEGSPRELIAKGRADSLENAYFALTGRETA, via the coding sequence ATGACAGTCATCGAGATCGACGGCCTGAGTAAGAGCTACGGGGGCGGCAAGGCGGTGGATGGCGTCTCCCTGAGGGTGGAGCAAGGCGAGATCTTCGGCATCGCCGGTCCCAACGGAGCGGGGAAGACCACGATCGTGGAGTGCGCGTCGGGGTCGCGGCGGCGAGACGGCGGCACCCTGCGGGTGCTGGGCCTGGACCCGTGGGACGATCGGCGCGAGCTGCTGCAGCGCATCGGTGTCCAGCTGCAGGAGGCCGCCCTGCCCGATGCGATCAAGGTCGGTGAGGCGCTGCGGATGTACGCCTCCTTCTACGACAGGCCCGCCGACTGGCGGAGGCTCATGGACGAGTGGGGGCTGGCGGACAAGAGGAGCGCCGGATTCGCGAGCCTGTCCGGCGGCTGGAAACAGCGGCTGTTCATCGCGCTGGCCCTGGTCGGCAACCCGGAGGTCGTCTTCCTCGACGAGCTGACCACGGGCCTGGACCCCGCTGCCCGCCGGATGACCTGGGGCCTGATCCGCGACATGCGCGAGCGCGGGGTCACCGTCGTGCTGGTCACCCATTTCATGGACGAGGCCGAGGCGTTGTGCGACCGCATCGCGATCATCGACCGGGGCCGTGTCGTCGCCGAGGGCAGCCCGCGCGAGCTGATCGCGAAGGGGCGGGCCGATTCTCTGGAGAACGCGTACTTCGCACTGACCGGAAGGGAAACGGCATGA
- a CDS encoding ABC transporter permease, with the protein MKGITHVIAVELKLIVRDPMSGFFALAFPAIMLWVKTRTGKTLPGGLPVIDATVPMLSVFVIGLAGLVVLPATLAQYRERRILKRLRATPASPAMLFGAQWAAHTLLAAIGTVLLIAIGLAALGLSVPADVAGFLLAWALGALSLGAIGLLIGALVPSGRTATVIGLSVFFPMVFLSGAMIPRETMSGSMRAIGDLTPMAPVVEAIRDAWEGNAISPVTLGVMVAISVVIGGLAVRAFRW; encoded by the coding sequence ATGAAAGGCATCACGCACGTCATCGCGGTCGAGCTCAAACTGATCGTGCGCGATCCGATGTCGGGGTTCTTCGCCCTGGCCTTCCCGGCGATCATGCTGTGGGTCAAGACGCGTACCGGCAAAACCCTTCCCGGCGGGCTGCCGGTCATCGACGCCACGGTGCCGATGCTGAGCGTCTTCGTCATCGGCCTGGCCGGGCTGGTCGTCCTCCCGGCCACGCTGGCCCAGTACCGGGAACGCCGGATCCTCAAGCGGCTGCGCGCCACTCCCGCCTCGCCCGCGATGCTGTTCGGGGCCCAGTGGGCCGCTCACACGCTGCTGGCCGCGATCGGTACGGTGCTGCTGATCGCCATCGGGCTGGCCGCCCTCGGGCTGTCGGTGCCGGCCGACGTCGCGGGCTTTCTCCTGGCGTGGGCACTCGGCGCGCTGAGCCTTGGCGCCATCGGCCTCCTCATCGGCGCGCTCGTCCCCAGCGGCCGCACCGCGACCGTGATCGGGCTGAGCGTGTTCTTCCCGATGGTCTTCCTCTCCGGTGCCATGATCCCCCGCGAGACCATGTCCGGCTCGATGCGCGCCATCGGCGACCTGACCCCGATGGCCCCCGTGGTCGAGGCGATCCGCGACGCCTGGGAGGGCAACGCGATCTCCCCGGTCACCCTGGGAGTCATGGTGGCGATCTCCGTCGTCATCGGCGGCCTCGCCGTCAGGGCGTTCCGATGGTGA